The Cryptomeria japonica chromosome 2, Sugi_1.0, whole genome shotgun sequence region AAAATAGAGTTTTATGTCAAAATTTCCTAATCTATTGGTGAAAAAGAAAGATTATTAAGAACATACATCATGCATACATATGTAATATAAAATACACACAAATTTACATAAGATtttgagatgatatcattggcataATTTAAACTACGTAAAACATGATTTATAAACATGAAATAAATGTGTGAAACAAATGAAATGTATCTATATAAACATGTAAAATGGGAACATGGATTTGAAATTCATAGAGGATACATCCCTATCTACTCGTCTCCATTTAACAGTGTCGGAGATAGTGCAGAATAAAGAGGCATAAAAGTGATCAATATGATGGTcatcatatgggttgtatgattgGGCAAGGCCAATCATATGCATAAGCTCATCTTGAACAGAAACTAACTTTTCCCATTGGGAAGGACATGAGTGTTTTTCAAAGTCTGTTCTATCTTCGCTAGAGTGGCCTGCAATTTGACAATAGTTTGTGTGCGAACACTTTCCCTATCCTCGGGAGTACTGTCAGAAGTTGCAAACCTATGTGGAGTCTGCTGAGGATCAGGATGCACACTCTGCTCAAAAGAATGATGATCAGAACTACTAGAATCTATGATGGCAAATATATGTTCAATATATATATGAATCTGCATGTGTGCATAcattaaataaaatttttaaaaaagaacTCATATACATATGTTACAAACAAGATTAATCATTATACAAATATTCTTTAAAAATATATTCtaaacatttaaacaaatcaaatgTTGTTAAACAAACATTGAAAAGATTACATTTGTACATGTAAACATTCTAAACATTGAAAAAAAATACAATTTTCATATACACATGTTTATTTAACATTCTAAACTAGAGACGAATCATGTGTTATATAaacaatgaaaaaattgcattcatACATGTAAACATTCTAAAAAatctatcctaaggggtcaaaggggtcttaagtggtcaaaggggtcttaaggggtcttattaggggtcttaaggggtcttaaggggtcataacttggtcttaaggggtcatagtggTCTTAAGCATGGTcataggggtcttaaggggtcatagcacggtcttaaggggtcaaagaggTCTTAGTGGTCTTAAGGAGTCATagaggtcttaaggggtcataacttgGTCTTAAGGGTTCAAAGAGGTCTTAGTGGTTTTAAGGGGTCatagtggtcttaaggggtcatacaataTAATGGGACTtgttatcacataataggtcatattacgacataataagacctattatgtgataataggccCTATCAtgtcgtaataggtcctattatcacataataggccctattatgtcgtaataggacctattatgtgataataagtcctattatgacataataggtcctattacacataataggccctattatgacataatgggacctattatgtgatactaggacctttTACGACATGATAGGGCCTATTATGTGACAATAGGTCCTATTCTATCGTAATAGAATAggctattatcacataataggtcctattatgtcgtaatacgacctattatgtgataatagcttttattacgacataataggacctattatgtgatactaggacctattacgagataatagggcctattatgtgatactaggacctattacgaGATAATAGGGCCTagtatgtgatactaggacctattacgagataatagggcctattatatgataatagatcctattatgtcgtaataggtcctagtatcacataataggccctattatgtcataattggacctattatgtcataattggacctattatgtcataataggtcctattatgtcataataggtcctattatgtcataatacgacctattatgtgacAATATATCTTATTAtgttataataggacctattatcacataataagtcGTATTAGGGGTCTTACTTGGGGTCAAAGAGATCTTAGTGGTCTTAAGCCCAGTCATAGGGGTCTTAACCTCGGTCATAGTGGTCTTGTGGGTTCAAAGAGGCCTTAGTAGTCTTAAGGGATCAAACCTGGGTcttaatatcataataggtcctattacgacataatggggcctattatgtgatactaggccCTATTACGACatataatagggcctattatgtgataataggtcctattatgacataataggacctattatgtgacaataggtcctattatgtcataatagtaatagtacctattatcacataataggtcctattagggGTCTTAAGGGCTCTTGCTTGGGGTCAAAGTAGTCTTAGTGGTCTTAAGCCTGGTCATAGGGGTCATAGTGGTCTTGAGGGTTCAAAGAGATCTTAGTAGTCTTAAGGGGTCAAACCTGGGTCTTAAtatcctaataggtcctattacgacataatagggcctattatgtgatactaggacctattacaacataatagggcctattatgtgatactaggacctattacgacataatagggcctattatgtgataataggtcccatTAGGGGTCAAAGGGGTCGATTAAGGGGTCTTAATATCATAGTAGCTCCTATTAGGGGTCAAAGGGGTAGATTAAGGGGTCTTAATATCATAGTAGCTCCTATTAGGGGTCAAAGGGGTAGATTAAAGGGGTTTAAATGCATGTTTTATCCAAGTTATGTTTTGCATAATTCGACCATGGGAAAGTTGTTGCAGAAGTTTTAAGTTTTCAAGAAGTTTTCAATTATTCctaatatttaaaagaaaaataaattttaacttaaaTGATTGTATAGaataaatttttttgacaaaacatgaattttttattttattttacacatatatattaaaaaaaatttaaaaaaattatattttacatatatatatatatatatatatatatatatatatatatatatataaacatttaaaactTTAAAGAAAAAAAAGGAGTACTCGGCCCTACCTTACTCGACCGAAGGTTGTCCTACCCCTCCCCCGCTCCATTTTTTTTGGACTATTGAAATGAGGGGCTAGGAGATCGCGGGGGGTATATACGAAGGGGGGCCACGACCGAGTGGTAGTCCTACTTGGTTGAGCCCCACCACCTGCCCTCCATGTAGACTCCACATGGAACCATGTGGATTCGGTCGGGTACCACTCGACCGAGTAGCCTACTTGGTTGAGTGGAACTCATTTTCGGTGTCCCACTTAGCCAATAGTGagacacaggtttgtacttttaccccaaGTTTCAATTCATAGTCAAACAAATTCCCCAATTGAGTTTTTAAAGGAAACACTACAAAAAAGTGAAGATGAGAATGTTTTTTTCTCTTTGCTAAGCATATATGTGGCACTGAGTTTGGTTGTAGGTGgagaaaagggaaaaaaaatggatcaattttgcatttgtcTCAAGTTCAAAGAGGCCCATCAATTACATGAACTTTATTCTCATCTTATCAATGTAGTTTTGCGAGATGAAAATGTAGGGGAGGTCCCCTTTTTGTTATTTATTAATGGAGTATGTGTGAATTGTAGATATGTGAAGAATAATATACTAGTAGATTTTACTAATAagatatatgattttctttcatccCAAAATTTAATAACATGAAAGGTAGAGTTAAGTGATTTTAGTCCACTTTgcaatttgaatgtttttgaatccccaattcaataaaaaattatgttGCCTATTACATATGAAGGTAATGTGAGACTTCTTCAATTAATACTCAATTTAATTATCactttttcaaataaaaaatttaagcCTAGAATAATCAAGTCTGGAATTTTTTTAAACTTAATGTATTaaaaaatcaatattttaaaatatctaatttggattttcaattattaatatatgattgaatttaattattttgatagttttttttatatttattattatatgttATTATTTGTAGATGTAAATGATTGTCAAATTTAAGGTTAAAATTTAAAAGTTCTTGTTAATCTTTACACTCCACCCCTTGCTCCCATTGTAGAACATCTCTCATTAATTATATCTAAATAAATGAGGATTTGAGATATGATGTTATATCTACCACCTTTTTTTGAACATGTGTAGTATTATTTCTTTATAAATAATAATGTTCACACCTATTCATCAAAAAAtactaatatttaataataaaataaccaaACATGTCAAAGATATTTAGAGCCATTGCCACTAAAGACAAAAATTCTCTAAGAAAATTAAGTGGAACATGAATATTGAAAGAGTGAACTTTTCCTTAAAATGAGTTTGAAAATGTGATGATAAAGTAACTCCACATCAGCCATCCTCAATGAAACCATCTGGTTCTTTTTGGAGACTGACGTGGTTTCTAATGGGACTCGTTATAATTAACGACGAGGTTAATAAGTTCTTGATGATGATCATTTTGAGATGTAAATGATTGTCAAATTTAAGATTAGATGTAAGATTTCTTATTAACCCATTACACTCCACCCCTTGCTCCCATTGGGAAACATCTATGTAGCATGGAGGATGCACCTTTGACAGTGCttactaattaattaaaaaaaagaaaattcatatcttccaattatagAGTGCCTCCAGTTAATTATACCTAAattcaaattaaaatttgaaatgtgaTTTTATATCCATCAACCTTTTTTTTAAACATGtatcatattatttttttataaataatgctgacacttattaatatatatatatatatatatatatatatatatatatatatatttaataaaataatcaaacatgctaaaaaaattagaattccaaaaaaaataattaaGTGGAACATGAATATCAAAGGGAATTTTATATGCATGAATATTGAAGGAGTTATGTTTTCCttgaaataaatttgaaaatgTGATGTTAGAGTAGCTCCACATGAGCCCACCACCGTCAATCAAACTATCTGGTTTTGTTGGGAGATCGGCGTGATTTTTGCCATCAATCAAACTATCTGACTCCATTGGGAGACCGACGTAATTTTTTACGAGAGCCATTATAGTTAACGACAAGATTGACGCATTATTGATGATGACAATACATTTTGTTGAATATGACATTAAAGGTGGTTTGGGTTTTGTAGCTACCTTTGTAGGTTGCCTAATATTGTTTATGTGCtcaacaagaaaacacaaaaaacatttgGTGGACTACCTCAAACTATATCTCTAAACAAATGTTTAACTTCCCCTCTTTTAGGTATATAATAGTCACATTTGCTAAAAATACTAGCAAATTAAAGAAAAAGAAGCGTGCAAATTTGACTTGGCAATTAGTAGTTGTACTTTTATATGGAAGTTAGCAAGCTTGATATATAGGTAGAGAGGAGAGATGAGGCAAAGCAATGTGGAGTAAGCGTTGCATGAGCATATCAAAATGGTGGGTGGGTCCCACCAAACAAGCAGAAGAAAAAAATGACGGTGCGTGTTACGTAAGCAGTTTGGTTAACGGTGGAAGTGGAAGGTTTCTTGAGGGAAGCAATACATTTTGGTGCACTAGTACGACGCATGGGCTTGTTATGTAGGTGAGCGAATTCCCCACTAAGACTTTGATTGTGTGCATGAAGGTTCACTCCACCTTCTCAATTTTACACTGCAACTTCTCAATTGCACTTTATCTTCTTCAATACACTGCGTTCTTCCGAATCTAAACGATGCTTACAAATAAATGCATTTCCTTCCCAGACTTCTGAATTCCCTCACGTTTTTCCACGTTTAAAGCGGCAATGACTATGAAGATTTGCTAATAAATAGATGCATTAGATAAAGCTTTTGATAGCAGCCATTGATGAAGGGAGGATTAAATGGAGAGCTTGAGACAAGCAAATTGTGCATGCTTGCAACGCAGGTGCCAGAATTTAAGCCTAAACCCAAGCGGACGCGCAGATATAAAGATAAATCGCAGGTTTCACAAGGCGGCCGGAGTTCTATCTATAGAGGAGTCACCAGGTAGCCGCTTTTTCTCAAGTTACTGCCTTTTTTCTCCCAAATGCTACTAAAATAATGTTCATTGTTTATTGTTCAGGCATAGCTGGACCGGCCGATATGAAGCGCATCTTTGGGACAAGAATTGTTGGAACCAAGGACAAAATAAAAAAGGCAGACAAGGTAGTAAAGGATTTTGTCAATTTACAGCTTTACACTtcataattttcataaaaaatctgaaattttctgGTGTTTGATAAAATGCTGACAAGGTACTAACAATTTTTGTCAATTCAAAGCTTTGCGctttataatttttattataaaactgAAATTGACTGTTTCTGGTGTTTGATTGCATGGTGAATTTGAACCTTACCTGTGTCATTTCAGTTTACTTAGGTATGTGTTCGACATTTGTCATGATTGATCTAAAATATTTATTTTCCGATCAAAATgaaattttagtgttttaaattgttgttcatttcaattcagGAGCATATGAAGATGAAGAAGCTGCCGCACACTCATACGATCTGGCTGCTCTTAAATATTGGGGAAAAGATACCATCTTAAATTTCCCTGTGAGATGCAATGCatgatttttcttaatttttttttaaaccacCTTCAATATTTCTATTGCTCAATATCAATGTGTATATCTTTCGTTTCAGATATCTACTTATACGAAGGagttggaggaaatgcagaatGTTAGTAAGGAAGAATATCTCGCTTCACTGAGACGGTAAATATTCATTGTTTTTTAGAATATAATATTTTGGAAAGCAAGCATACATATTATCAATCATATTATAATGACAGCAAATTGCAATTCCGCTTTCATAAAAACTGTTGCTTAATTGAATTCTAGAGAATTCAACCCTGGGGCGATTGTAAAATATTACCCTAATTCTATTTTAACATCATGTGGTAAATATATTCTTACGAAAGCAGATCATGCGTTTTTAAAGTTTATTTTGGGTAACAGTCATTAGCAGTTGCGttcatgatgtttttttttttttgaaaacttcaAGTGGGTTTCATTgagaattttttaagaatattttagagattaaaataaatatgaaaatttATGGAATGGATAGAGATAAAAATAAATTACttaatatcattttttttcttttttttttttaatctataacCTCTTTTTAGGCTCAGGTTTTGAGGGGCTTTTAAATACATGTTGTTCAGATTTTTGAAGgattattttaatatcaatggTCTTATGACTTTTGTATAATAGCTAAACATCATTTTTATTCTATTTCTGTTTTGACAGAATTAACTAATTGTCaagtacaaaaaaaaatcataatttggATAATTAAGAATCTGTCTTTATTTTAGTAGTAGTGTAGCTACTATTACTATATAAGAATTTAAAATAAGGTGTGAAAAAGAAAGATCAAATTTCTTCCTTATTAAAATTTGATtctatttttttctcaaatttaaCTACACAAATTATCTACAAAATTAAAATGTTTAGATtacaataattatttttttttttgaaaaataatctttTAAATTGTCAAGATAAACTTAATGTATTTCTGATATTCATGTTTTAAATTTTACATTAATTCTTCAGAAAAAGCAGCGGGTTTTCAAGAGGAGTGTCGAAGTTCCGTGGGGTAGCCAGGTACCAGACTAGACCAGTGTGTGTTGATGGTTGATAACAAATACTTTTTTTGGAAAGATATGTTGTCTTTGTTAGGAGTTTTTTTTGTTATAGTCGTGTTGGAAATAATTAAGGAAAAATCACGGATCTGTGAGCCTCTGTCTGTAATTAAGAATTCTAGAGCTATGCATAGGGTATATTTAGTTAAAGATGAAGTTTATGccgtatatattaaaaaaaaaaactagtagtATTTTTCTAACATCTGTACAAAACTCAAAACTTTGTCAGGCATCATCATAATGGACGATGGGAGGCGCGAATTGGAAGGGTTATGGGCAACAAATATCTTTATTTGGGAACTTACAGTATGTTTCACTAATTGAGTTTCTCCCAGTAAAAATTGCATGCATACTTgtttgtttaaatatattttggTTTTCATCTGTAAAGTAGTTAGGCTGAGATTGTGTCCAGGGTGCTTTCGATTTAAACTAGCAAGGTTTGTAGCTAGggtttaaaaacaaaaaacaaaaaaaaactgggTGACAAATTTTAGATCAAACTTTCTACAGATCATAGTACAGTTTCTAGATTGTGTGTTGGGGGTACATGActgattttgtgtgtgtgtgtgagaatgATCAGGCACACAAGAAGAAGCAGCTGAAGCTTATGACAGAGCAGCTATAAAATTTAGAGGCCTAAACGCTGTGACAAATTTTGACCTTAGCCGATATATGGGTTGTGTGAATCCCAAAGAGCAACACAATAACTTTGAATGCAGCGAGGATTCAAGATCGAGTCTCAGCACCAACACTACCGAACAGCTTCAGATTCAAATTCAGGATAATTTGGGTAAAATGCAGCAACTTCAGCTACCTTGTAACCCTAGTCTTGTTGATTTGGAAGGGAATGGCAATGAGAAAAATGGGGTCATCCTACGCCCTCCTAAATTTGAAGAAGGGACTCCtccattttcttcatcatcttcctcttcttcttcagttGAAGCTAGAATGGTGGAGAGGTCAAACCAACAACAACCACAAGACATGTGTATGGATGTCAATTTCCCTGAAGACATTGATTTTTTCTTCGACAGTTCGGAACATTTTCTGGGAACTTCAGTTCCAGATTTGTCTTCTCACATTGATTTTCCAAACCATCTCAATATATTCCCTGGTTATGCAATTCAATCAGAAATTATGCCCATGTCTACTGACTATGCTGATTTGCTTGGCCCTGAAGATTATTCTCTAGTCGAGCCCTCCTGCAactcaaaattatttttctaaataattcAAAGGACTTGTAATTATCAACTTTGACTATAACAACTATTCTTTGCCTCATACAAAAGACCCTTTGTGGTCGTCTATCTCGTCCACTCCTTCCTATATGAGCACTTGCACTGTAAATCACATCCATTTTATGTAAGCATAATCTGATGTTGACATAAACTTTAAAGATGTGAATGAGCCTTGGAAATCCACAGCAGctgattatatttatatttattttactgcttttttttacaacaaaaaaaaaaatgttgtaaatCTTGTTATATAgtctttttattattttcatattttttttagatTCAGAAATCTAAAGTGAGTGATTACACCTATTTTACTGTTTTCCTTTTGTTCAAATTTACAGCAAAAAATTGTTGTAGTAAAGATTTTGTTTTTAATGTGAATGAttattataaacattataaaagGAGCTTATTTTCATTATGTTTATGCTCTTTCTTAGATTAGGAAATCTAGAGGGGGTGATTACACATATTTTACTAATTTTCTTGTTATGTAAACTTACAATAAACCATTGTtgtaataaatattttgattttgatgcaaacAATTATTGTAAACCTTAGAAAAGGCCTCTTTTCATTATGTTCATACTCTTCCTTAAATTCAAAAGTTGAGAGCAAGCTATTGTTTCTATTTTACTACTTTCTTTTTAAGTAAACGTACGTCAAAAGATTGTGATAATTCCTTGAGTTTTGAAATGCATTCCTTAGAATGGGTGATCACACCCATTCCACCACTTTCTTATTGTATGAATGTTTACAAAAGATTGGTGTAAAGAACATCTATATTATCGATATAAAATCGGGTTGTAAATATTAACAAATGAAGCCTCTCTTTTGTATGCTCATACTCTTCTTTCAATTGTGAAACCCATCTCTTACAGTGGGTGATAGCACCTATTCTACATGTGAGTTCACTTTtccattttatatatataaatgtttccAATGCCTTCTTCAAAGCTTAAATATATTGAATTGTTGGGAATCAAGTTGTGTCAACCTTCACAATTCTTAagttcatttatttattattaaattcatttatttattattattttacctTTGCAAGGACTTCCAtaatattaaattaacaaaatacaCAAAATATGCATAGTTAAAAATAATTTGAATCGACGTGCTCAAAATAAAAGAATAACGACATGTTATTAGATTTCAACATAATATCTAAGTACATAAGCCTTATGATTAGGCACAcatatcaaaatgatcttctttatgTAAATACCATAAGGTAGAATACATCAAGTACATAAAGTTTATAACTGAAATCAATCTTGACATTTACTTCTAATGTGCGAGCTCCACATGAGAACACCACGAGCGAGAACATCATCGAAGCACTTTACCACTCAACCTAAAAGTACTACTCTTCCTTGTaatcctagtcttgtcaatttgGAATGTAATGGCAATGAAAAAAATAGGCTCATCCTATGCCCTCCAAAATATGAAGGGACTCCtccattttcttcatcatcttcctcatctttaGTTGAAGCTAGAATGAagaggtgtaatgccccgccaggaaaccctgaagggattaagctaaaacacatgaatagagtgcaataaaattttttttttaaagataaacacaacattaagatacaacaagatatcaaaattcagattacatagcagaagccatcaactaacatctacagggttttccaatgtgattacttaattccacatttcacttaactcacactaataaatccaataagatgATTATCTTAAAAACGAGATaatttcttaaacaaggataattctttcagtaagataaaatattaatcacaagataaggttcatccattaagatttattcatacctttcattcatgcttttcattaaaatttaagatATACATCTAATttattaacacacttgaatttcatcataaactaatgagatccttccctgcatacttaatttccttaacaataactgaatgtattccattatactaagctacattctttcatgatcccaTTTtcagcatttaaaagatgactacatacatgcatttaagataaatttcttctaacccacttatacattctatcaaaatatcatccatacatgctaacactaaacatgatacataagaacaaaagcatcacataacaccaagatgatctcgaagttcacccctaaagggctacatctccgggtctgctcaactgcaagacccctctgataattaataaagttaagaatacatgaggttctcataatttacaatcctgccatcaaggcgaaacataatcaatatacaaatgaccacatcggtcaataaatacataaaagatccctgaaaaggaaaggatccaactgaacataatcgaagctaatacaaggGTCCACTGGAGCATTCAcaaactaagtcatcgcaacccaaggtatagcatgaaatcaggttctcacaagggcataagcaacaggatgactccacaaaagtgctcctatccagacaatacaacaacacactagtgaacctaaggacaagtgtcatcacacaacttggtatggttaccatggcaagtcttcatagattccggccccatccactgggttacacTAGCAACCTAATCTGAgtctccggcccatccaagcctcatgtggacccacacatcctttcgtgaagacaaggatgatggtttgccatttcaggccttcacACAGCATGtcaagtctgtactagcactcatcctatgtgtgaggcacaattatcttacttagagattaacattctaatctactgttaggttatcacttattagactcactttcgatgggttacccaatagccactttgggcgcggcccccaatcgaaagccactttcccatacgacactagactatactcaaacaaactcaaaaaccaaggagtGCACATGGTCAaacaaacagagttcaaaatggaggaaacaaccatttggtcaaacatgacttcatatgaggtgcactgacagacGTTACTCTAACTacagacctgaccaactatggtcaaccaccaaacatcattcaacactcgcataaaggataagaccaaatacaacaccaccacaaaacaacagtcaaactcgATACTaaggacataaacaggtaccccaaatcaatccatattacagggtcctatcaaacaaaataaggcttgccattacttaagcaaaagaaaatacagaaattaaactcgcataggcaataactggaaaagacaatcttctttcctattgatttaaacaataaaatcaatccaattttctaattgatctaagtttgattgcagttattTACCTCATTTAGATaaaggttgttcttggttttctaactcgctGAGGTTCATTTGCATCAAACATACATAAATAGATCattatgagtttttaaaccaaattcacatgaataaaGTAAATAACCATTAACCGAATAAATATGATATtaatcttcaaataaaacatcattgtcatactagTTCGAAAATAATGTCTACAAGTTCATCTTTCCAGAACTaagttacactatacagatcaaggaaatatatattTAAAGAAACCAAATATAGATAATCTTTTCCCAAATTAACAGATTATTTCCTTGCGCACatgaagaaaaataccaaaattaactattaattaatatatatctttattaattcgcaattaataaaatataacaaattaataattaaaaaaccaATATCAACAAATCAAGTGAattaaatattcattaataataaaatagaatttgaatattaaataatgtatattttccattatagaaataattaataaaaaattaataataatttattacttaatgaacaattaatcttaattaaaaaaaattaattaaaaatacatttattataatgttaaattattatatatatattttaaatatattaaaaaaaaccacgtttttttaaaaagaaaaatataaaataaagggGGTTGgagttttgctttttttttttttttttaatatattttttaaaatactgTTAAAAACAACATGTAAAAAACAGTCTCAGCAGAgacatgaattttttattttttttctcttcgAAAAACTATAAGTTTCCTTAAATTtacatttcccttttttttttaaaagcccagATTCAACGAAGGGAAAGATTTCTTACAAACAAACACCAGATGGGCAAAATAAGAAGGATTAACATCCATAATCCAAACCGTTCTACCAAACTTGACTAAAACAACTAATTTTCTCCAAATAAAActtaaatcaagaacatccaatGGAGATTTAACAAAGTTTATTGGGAACAACCAAAATTCAATCTGGAGattggaaaggaagcaaggagaaTTTAATTTCAGAAATTAATCTACAACttctttcattttccccaaataaataAGATTATTTACAATCACAACCAGATtactacaaaaacaccaaaaacaatatTTTAAAAACAAAGAAACCAATGGAATTAACCAGATGCCTACCTGGTTAAGCAATCCTAGCAAGATTGATGAAGAGCCCAATTCTctagctcaagaaattccttctcctcccaaaacccccaaattttgcATCCAATAATATTTTCcaacaaaatatttttcc contains the following coding sequences:
- the LOC131065250 gene encoding AP2-like ethylene-responsive transcription factor AIL5 gives rise to the protein MKGGLNGELETSKLCMLATQVPEFKPKPKRTRRYKDKSQVSQGGRSSIYRGVTRHSWTGRYEAHLWDKNCWNQGQNKKGRQVYLGAYEDEEAAAHSYDLAALKYWGKDTILNFPISTYTKELEEMQNVSKEEYLASLRRKSSGFSRGVSKFRGVARHHHNGRWEARIGRVMGNKYLYLGTYSTQEEAAEAYDRAAIKFRGLNAVTNFDLSRYMGCVNPKEQHNNFECSEDSRSSLSTNTTEQLQIQIQDNLGKMQQLQLPCNPSLVDLEGNGNEKNGVILRPPKFEEGTPPFSSSSSSSSSVEARMVERSNQQQPQDMCMDVNFPEDIDFFFDSSEHFLGTSVPDLSSHIDFPNHLNIFPGYAIQSEIMPMSTDYADLLGPEDYSLVEPSCNSKLFF